Proteins encoded together in one Flavobacteriales bacterium window:
- a CDS encoding response regulator transcription factor — MTRILLVEDEPHLRKTLKVNLELDGYEVVPVGDGKEAIRLYPQSRFDLVILDVMMPGVDGYHVCEHIRLRDKETPILFLTARNTSQDRVRGLKLGGDDYLGKPFDLEELKIRIQKLLMRRQPASTNESKQFNIGGHTVHFNTFEVHRSDGSHIALSQKEVLLLKLLTERKNEVVSREEILEKVWGYDVYPSTRTIDNHIVNFRKYFEPNPRQPKYFHSVRGVGYKFTHDEKVN, encoded by the coding sequence ATGACACGAATATTACTGGTAGAAGATGAACCACACCTCAGAAAGACCCTGAAGGTGAACCTGGAGCTGGACGGCTACGAGGTAGTTCCCGTTGGAGATGGCAAGGAAGCCATCCGCCTTTATCCGCAATCCCGGTTTGATCTGGTGATCCTGGATGTGATGATGCCGGGCGTGGATGGATACCACGTTTGCGAACATATCCGGCTACGTGATAAAGAAACACCCATTCTTTTCTTAACGGCGAGAAATACCAGTCAGGATCGCGTACGCGGCCTCAAACTCGGAGGTGATGATTACCTGGGAAAACCATTCGATCTCGAGGAACTCAAGATACGTATTCAGAAACTGTTGATGCGCAGGCAGCCCGCTTCAACAAACGAATCCAAACAGTTCAACATCGGAGGGCACACTGTTCACTTCAACACCTTTGAAGTACATCGTTCAGACGGCAGCCACATTGCCCTCAGTCAAAAAGAAGTACTGCTGTTAAAACTCCTGACAGAAAGAAAAAACGAAGTGGTGTCCCGCGAAGAGATCCTGGAAAAGGTCTGGGGTTATGATGTGTATCCGTCGACAAGAACCATTGACAACCATATCGTTAACTTCAGAAAATACTTTGAGCCCAATCCAAGGCAACCCAAATACTTTCACTCGGTCAGAGGGGTGGGGTATAAATTCACACATGATGAAAAAGTTAACTGA